The Raphanus sativus cultivar WK10039 chromosome 2, ASM80110v3, whole genome shotgun sequence DNA segment AACTCCTGACGAGGGTTTAATCAGCATCATCGCTAAGTTCTACTATCAGGGTCTCTCTGTTGAAGACATGATCGCTCTTATTGGTAAGATCACTCCTCTACACCAAAATAAACCGGGAAGTGTGATAAACcggaatatattttttttttgaataaaaaaaatacaacaataTAAACCGGAATATTTTAATACCAAACGGATCACTAAACCCCTTCAATTTGAACAACTCTATGTACGTAGGAGCTCACACGATAGGGATGGCACAATGTCGAAACTTCCGGTCACGGATATATGGAGATTTTAGGTTGACGACAGCGTTAAACCCCTTATCAGCGACGTACCTGGCGAGACTCCAAGAGATTTGTCCGGAGAGCAGCGGAGAAGGTGATAGAAACGTGACGGCGATGGACAATGTAACGCCGAATCTCTTCGACAACTCTATCTACCATACGCTCCTGAGAGGAGAAGGGTTGCTGAATTCTGACCAGGAGATGTACACGAGCCTGTTCGGTATACAGACACGGCGTATAGTGAGCAAGTACGCGGAGGATCCGTTGGCTTTCTTCGAGCAGTTCTCCAAGTCAATGGTGAAGATGGGGAACATTTTGAACACCAAGAGCTTGGTCGATGGAGAGGTTCGAAGAAATTGCAGATTCGTTAATACATGAAAACATCCATTtaacaaaactatttttattataatttgtttattctaAAAGGAAATcggttttccttttcttctcaTCCTTTATacttttgtgtgttttgaagTTTCGATATGAATTTGTGGTGATTAAAGAATTACAAAGAAAGGTGGTGGTTCATAATATGTAAAATCTTTAAATTACACATACGTATGTTAAACGATCTAGTTTTTAGAGGTAGTGACAGTTCTACAATATTTATTCGCTTAAATAGCATATATAGACCActgttttcatatttaaattaatttatttgttcCCAAAATTGCATAGTGAAACTAATCACGGAGTGTGACTTGCTCGATGTTTAAAATGAGATacttaaaacaaattaaaacaatGGACCAAATGTTTAactaacaaaagaaagaactaACAATAAAACAGTGATGTcaaatactaaataaaaatcattagaaaatatgaaattgaCAACTATGTCTAATCAATTTCATCGTAATTACATAATCAATTAGAATTAATACATTATTCCAATTAATTCACTAAACATTTTAGTCACCTATTTCTATTGGTCAACatatataaaactcataaaaagttAGGTTCAAACATTTTCACACACTTTATCTAGACATGAAAAAAACAAGTTCAAGTTTTTGGGACATCAAGTAGAAACTAGAACTATGAACAACCTAAATGAAGGATTTAACAAGATTCAACCTAAATCATCACTATGTAACCATCGATTCATCAAAATCTAGCATAGCATATTATCTACTAAAAGCAAATTACTAAACATAAGAAGGTAAACTAAAAGacaaacataaacataaaatgataaaggtgaaaaaaaattcactacCGTGGCATGATATGATCAGGACCGGCTCACTTTGATATTGGGAATATTTTTCAGGGTGTTTATGTATAATATTAAACGTTATAGTCTATTCTATAAGTTTTCAGAAGTTTAGGGTCCTAATTAGTAAAACAAATGATAAAAAGTGGGCATGTGCAGATGTAAAGTTGGCACTCTTTCTAAGTCGGTACTGGTACTGGTACTGGTACTGGTCCACTGGATAGTGAATATGATAAAGAGTAATCCAAATATCAAGAAGAGTCTAGATTTAAAACTAACTctcaaaagagaaaaaacttATGTTCAGATTTATATAAAGGAGTATTTAATAGGGAGAAAAGACGTAGTTGATTGACCTAAGATGAACCAGGTATAGATGGGAGAAAACTGGTCCAAGCAAATGTTGAATTTTATGAGAATAGCAACACCCATCATTgcagtgagaaaaaaaaagcaacacCCATCATTGCCCGCTGGGGATGATTGCCTTCAGGATTCTTCCCGATGCATCCTTCTTCAGTACAAGGTTGATATGAAGTCTACATTGGTCATAGATTATCTTTTTTGTACCTAGATTGGTCATAGCTATACGATTCAGTTGACTCGAAACCATTGCTTCATATGATTTCAAACCACTTTGGTAATTTAACTCAGTTTCCTATATCGTGATAAACTATGAGATTCATATCTAATCGTGAAGGGCTTTCAATGAGTGAATATTTCAGACATAGCTTTGGATTCTGCACATAAACTCTCTCAGCCTTTTTTATATCTTCTTTTGCTTCTCTATCTCTAGTTTCTTCTCCATTCCCAAGTCTTTATTCTTTTTAACTTCAAGAACACctaaaatgactaaaaaaatatccaaattcaTGAAATGCAATCTAAGACTCTAACATAAATAACAATGCAATCTAAAATTCACATATACAATCTCATTctctataaaaaatattcggGAAAATCCACTTTCCAAGAAATCTATTTCGAAtaaatacttatgcgaaaacaAGAGGTTTGACATATGCTCCAACCCTTACACCAAGATATTTTGGACCTTCTTGTAGTCATTCAATTGAAGTATTACCCTAAAGAAAGTAAGAGTATATTTGCTTCAGTTATGTATATCTCTAAAATTCATACATAAGAGCCGGGCCTGCTCTAAGCTATACACTTTGGGACCGGCCGGattgatttataaacatttgtGGAGGCTGCCTTTGTTGTTGATTAATGAAACGTtgaaattgagaaaaaaaaaacaatgaaatctTAGGTTAACTAGTACGTATAAGCGAAGATGAGGttgaaatacatatataacagTAACATGGTTGAAAAAAGACACTCTTCTCCTCTTTTGCTAATTTGGCAATAATAACCACAAGATCCATtattgacaaacaaaaaaaaccacAAGATTCACATCCTACTACAACTTGAcaaatataaagtataaaatataaaatccaaAAGGAAATGTCACAAAGCATTGATTATAGCGTGTTTCTTGGAACACCGTAACGCAAACATATCAACTTCCCGAGATCTCTTTCCTCCGCACGCGTCTACAACATTGCTCGGCTTCGCGCTTGTCACGTTGAAGATGTCAACTCCGAAAAGCCGAACCACAACCTGAACAGGGTTTTTGCTCAGACCAGACCTGATTTTCCAACCAATACAAAGCTGCCGGTCTGAACCGGTCGATCTCTCGAAAGTAACAACGTCACCGGCTCGGAGATTCTTCTCCTTAACGAACCGGCTCCATCCCTTGGTCAACACGTAGCTTTGACTACTGTTCCAGTACGAGTAACGGAACCGCCACACTTTACCCGTCGCGTCTTCGAAGTTGATCAGAACACCTTTGTTCACCGACAGTGACGGTAATGGAAAATGTTTCTCCGCTTGATGTTTAGGTATCACGAGGCGGTTTAGCTTACCAACGTCGCTAGGCGTGACAACCTTCTCGAAAAGCACTTCACGTGTTCTCAAAACGGTGTCGTTTTGAGTCGTAGTATTAGTATTCGCTCCGTTGCGTTTATTGCTCTGCGCAAGCTCCTCAGCGTAAGTGTGTTTCCTTAACATGTCGACGATCTCGGCCTTGGAGTGAGCTTCAAGAAAACATAACTCGCCGTTGTCGTCCTCCTCTGCCGTGAGGAAGGTTTTGAAGTTGACGACGGCGTCACGGCCGCGAAACTTACGGGCGGCTATGTCGTAGGAGTGAGCAGCTTCCTCTTCATCGTTGAAAGTGCCGAGCCAAACTCGTTGGTGCTTCACGTAAATCTGAGCTCCCCATCTTCCGTTGGGCTGAGGAACCACGCCTTTGTACTTTGACGACGGTAGCTTTCTTGAATCCGTCTCTACTCCATTCTTTGAATCTAACACGACGTTGCTTCCACCGCTTCCTGACGGCGGAAGTGGAGGAGCAGAGAACTTTGTGGCGGTTGCAGTTGGGGGTGAGAAAGATTCCGAAGTAGAAGAACTCTCGTCTGTGCAACTTGAAaccattttctttgtttcagtttCTTGAAGATTCTGACAAAAGTGAGAAACACAAATTAGGTGAGAGGGATTTTAGGTGACGTTGTTGCTTTTTGTTTAGAGGTATAGTGCATGTACATGTTATCATTTGTATCTGATATATTATACTATCtatttaagtttaaaaaaaattaaaaagatggagatattaaataaacataaatagaaaaattGTGAAGGTGGGGTCAACGCTTAGAAGAATGGCAAGCAAACCAACTTTGAAGGAAGTTTCTATGAAAGGCAGACGACAAACATGTAGTACTACTACGAGTCTACGGCTTTTCTATGTTTTGTACGTTTGTTAAGAAAATTTTTGAGAACCACATATCAAGGACCTAAGGCCACTTTTACAACACGTTACCACGAATCTTCATTAGGTAAAATTTTCATCATGTTATTTAGTTAGAActtagactttttttttctttttttttttttcacagaaATGCATTGATTCATTCAAACTACCAAGTTTACTTACAAGCTGAGAGTACAAACACACCTCAATCAGCTATATCATCTGCTCACATACCGCAGAGACAGCCAAAAAATAAACAGGCCACATGccttaacaacaaaaaaattagagGCCGAAACTTTCATTGGCAAATAGATCAGCCAACCAGTTAGGATGACTGCGGGCAACATAAAATTGCTCCAAACCTTTCCTGGTTGCACTTTGAGCAATGAAAGTAGCACCTCTGTTTTGTACTCTGGATATCGCCAGCCATCGGGTCTCCTTTATACCAGATGCTTCCCTCGCGATCTCTCCCGACTGGTACAGTAACGAAGGCCAAGCTTCCGGTCGGTTCACCGCCCCAAAAAAATCCTCAAGTTCACCTGCAAATATCACTTTCTGATATCTCATGCTTCTCATACTCTCAACCGTCCAGAGAATCACCTGAAGTTTAGCTTCATCTTTGGAGGTAATACCTGAGAAAGATCTTCTGCTATGGCATATTACCTCCCCTCTTTCATTCCTTAGAACCCAAGCCGCACCCATCATACATCTTGCTTTGCACCAGTCAAAAGCAATATTGCACATTAGCCAATCCGAAGGCGGGGGGGGGGGGTCCATTTCCGGTTATTCTTTGGGCGGTTCTCTGTCTCTGCACATTGAAGTTCTTCATCAACTTCTTGTGCCATTCTCCATTCCTCCTCATCATGCTTAGCCTTGTCAATCACTTCAACAGGTGAGAAGCATGAATCTTCAAATAATAGGTGGTTTCTTGACTTCCAAATAGACCACAGAATCCACGGCCATATTCTCGTTAAGTCACCAGACTCCTAAATCCTCCTCTTCATCATCAGAAGGTAGTGGATATTAACATatatagacttttttttttcttttttttaacaccagTTAGGACTTAGACTTTTAATAGATATAGGCATATAGCCATGCTTGAttgaaatcatatatatattggatgACATTTCATGGAAAGAAAGTCGGTTTACCGTTATATATAGACTATATATGGCTCGAATTACATTTACATTATTGACATATTAACGCTAGCAAATCCAAATCGCATCAAAATGTTTTGTTAAAATTAAAGAGAGTAGTTCTAGGTACCActaaattatgttaaaaattacttataaaTCGCACAACTAAATAGTAGATTACGAAATTCTGCATTTAaatataaagaagaagaaattctGCATTTTATATATTCAATGGGCTCGTTACTTGAATAGAAAACGAAAACATACTATTTGTTGGAAACTTTTTAATCTATAATCATTGActgaaaaaaaagattatatgaTTCTAGATGCTCAGAGGAGAAAAAGTCAAACTCAACAACGATATCTTATCGAACAACCCAATATTTTGaattatgtatttttgttaCATTGACATAGAAGAGTCAGCGATTGAcaaaggtaaaaataaaaaggtcAGAACTCGGAATatagaataaaattaaagatttaAGTCAGTGTTTTGGcgagaataaaaaaaagatagacAGTACAATATACAAATGAATAACCAATGGGGTTACCTACTTACATGGTAAGTCGGACCTACCAAGGGGATCAAGGGATTGGGGTTCACATGACAAGTGgacatttcttctctctttatTCATTTAGTTTATTCCCCTTTGAACCAATTCttgtattcatattttattcaccatctttttctttttaaaagttaaattgattgatgtaaaaaaagaaagaaagttaaattgattaaaacaaaaaggaCTATTGGATTGGCAATGTTGCAACTTGCAAGTAGACCTGGAGTTTTAACCCGAAACGATATTTTTGGTTTTCGTCCATATCCGCTTATGCTTTTAGTTCAAtttggtaagtttttttttttgtaagttcGGTTATTGATGTGGGTTGTTAGTCAGTTAgtttaatttacaaaaacaaaaattcaaatgaACTAACCCaattaac contains these protein-coding regions:
- the LOC108839710 gene encoding peroxidase 11-like; its protein translation is MKLLLVIFIVHTIFIPCFSFDVSGKDLPLTLDYYKSTCPTVFDVIKKEMECIVKEDPRNAAIIIRLHFHDCFVQGCDGSVLLDETESLKGEKTASPNINSLKGYKIIDRIKNIIESECPGVVSCADLLTISARDATILVGGPYWDVPVGRKDSKTASYALATTNLPTPDEGLISIIAKFYYQGLSVEDMIALIGAHTIGMAQCRNFRSRIYGDFRLTTALNPLSATYLARLQEICPESSGEGDRNVTAMDNVTPNLFDNSIYHTLLRGEGLLNSDQEMYTSLFGIQTRRIVSKYAEDPLAFFEQFSKSMVKMGNILNTKSLVDGEVRRNCRFVNT
- the LOC108840019 gene encoding AP2/ERF and B3 domain-containing transcription repressor RAV2, which codes for MVSSCTDESSSTSESFSPPTATATKFSAPPLPPSGSGGSNVVLDSKNGVETDSRKLPSSKYKGVVPQPNGRWGAQIYVKHQRVWLGTFNDEEEAAHSYDIAARKFRGRDAVVNFKTFLTAEEDDNGELCFLEAHSKAEIVDMLRKHTYAEELAQSNKRNGANTNTTTQNDTVLRTREVLFEKVVTPSDVGKLNRLVIPKHQAEKHFPLPSLSVNKGVLINFEDATGKVWRFRYSYWNSSQSYVLTKGWSRFVKEKNLRAGDVVTFERSTGSDRQLCIGWKIRSGLSKNPVQVVVRLFGVDIFNVTSAKPSNVVDACGGKRSREVDMFALRCSKKHAIINAL